A window from Anser cygnoides isolate HZ-2024a breed goose chromosome 1, Taihu_goose_T2T_genome, whole genome shotgun sequence encodes these proteins:
- the DNAJC28 gene encoding dnaJ homolog subfamily C member 28: MLTNTTGHHLTAHRAMIPRILKPFSYMCGNRMLSGYKPKSNVKASYKILELEEGCSLDDIRNSYRNLAKKYHPDSGSSTADSEAFIKVEDAYRVVLSDMANKKKSNENKEEEEEDQFKTKAPQHRHYLSFEGVGFGTPSQREKQYMQFRVDRATEQVLEYRKQKLESQYVATDLMRAKDVRESKKVKITQAVERLVEDLIQESMAKGDFDNLSGKGKPLQKFSDCPHIDPMTHNLNRILIDNGYQPEWILMQKEIRETIERLRKSIVASRSKLGEPMTPYRQKQWNRICEQFMEDIRKLNKRIDSFNLVVPILSRQMVHFSADKEIVRAQKTYKALMENKEAPDSDTKGEEQENVKRFGWKSSLFKWLNLTLK, from the coding sequence ATGCTGACTAACACCACAGGGCATCATTTAACGGCACATCGAGCAATGATTCCAAGAATCCTGAAGCCATTTTCCTATATGTGTGGCAATAGAATGCTATCGGGTTACAAACCTAAAAGCAATGTCAAGGCCTCGTACAAAATTCTTGAGCTTGAGGAAGGATGTTCCCTTGATGATATCAGAAATTCGTATCGAAATCTTGCCAAAAAATACCATCCAGACAGCGGTTCCAGCACAGCAGATTCAGAAGCATTTATTAAAGTAGAAGACGCATACAGAGTTGTGCTTAGCGATAtggcaaacaaaaagaaatcaaatgagaataaggaagaggaggaggaagaccagttcaaaacaaaagcaccacAGCACAGACACTACTTGAGCTTTGAAGGTGTTGGTTTTGGAACACCAAgccaaagagaaaagcagtacATGCAGTTTCGAGTGGACCGTGCTACCGAGCAGGTGTTGGAATACCGAAAGCAGAAACTTGAAAGCCAGTACGTCGCGACTGACCTTATGAGAGCCAAGGATGTGAGAGAGAGCAAGAAGGTGAAGATAACTCAGGCAGTTGAACGGTTGGTTGAGGACCTCATCCAGGAATCAATGGCAAAAGGAGACTTTGACAACCTCAGTGGGAAAGGAAAACCTCTGCAGAAATTTTCAGACTGTCCGCATATCGATCCTATGACTCACAACCTGAACAGAATCCTGATAGACAATGGGTACCAGCCAGAGTGGATCCTGATGCAGAAAGAAATACGGGAAACTATCGAGCGATTAAGAAAGAGTATAGTGGCATCTAGAAGTAAGCTCGGAGAGCCAATGACGCCATACAGGCAAAAGCAGTGGAATCGCATCTGTGAGCAATTTATGGAAGATATCAGGAAATTGAACAAAAGAATTGACAGCTTCAATTTAGTTGTTCCTATTCTGAGCAGACAAATGGTGCACTTCAGTGCAGACAAAGAAATCGTTCGAGCACAAAAGACTTATAAAGCTttgatggaaaacaaagaagctCCTGATTCAGACACAAAGGGAGAGGaacaggaaaatgttaaaaGGTTTGGGTGGAAGTCTTCTCTATTTAAGTGGTTAAACCTTACATTGAAATAA